The following proteins are co-located in the Sphingomonas donggukensis genome:
- the copM gene encoding CopM family metallochaperone has translation MRVRRTLTAAALLLVATGAAAQTEDFAAVMARAMERMHHAMMVPVSGDPDRDFAAMMIPHHQGAIEMAEAELRFGKDERLRRLAQGIIVEQRQEIAVMQAILAEKGKAK, from the coding sequence ATGAGGGTCCGACGCACGCTGACTGCCGCCGCCCTGCTGCTTGTTGCAACCGGGGCGGCGGCACAGACCGAGGATTTCGCCGCCGTCATGGCTCGGGCGATGGAGCGGATGCATCACGCGATGATGGTTCCCGTCAGCGGCGATCCCGATCGCGACTTTGCGGCCATGATGATCCCGCATCATCAAGGCGCGATCGAGATGGCGGAAGCCGAACTGCGCTTCGGTAAGGACGAACGCCTACGGCGTCTGGCGCAGGGCATCATTGTGGAACAGCGGCAGGAGATCGCCGTCATGCAGGCGATCCTCGCGGAAAAAGGGAAAGCAAAATGA
- a CDS encoding universal stress protein, translated as MPHRLLAVLTDPATTIACLDAAALAAPALPGCAIEALHVDVDPDRIVAAPEEIDFQRLRDAREGTATERAEAVRAAVERWQRDHPETPVGWRCEVGQQEEMVSARSKSADLIVLARGHDMDSGDALHAAIFGTDVPALLMPPAVAASSLSHIAIAWSGSDASGRAVAGAMPWLARAVRVTVIAIGEGSDAARDLAGDLGLGGIHAEIHAVPRGDGELGARIVGEAHAVGADALVAGAYRHNAMVEWLLGGTTRHLLSAADLPLFLAH; from the coding sequence ATGCCACACCGCCTGCTTGCCGTGCTGACCGATCCGGCCACGACCATCGCCTGCCTCGATGCCGCCGCGCTGGCTGCGCCGGCGCTGCCCGGTTGCGCGATCGAGGCGCTTCACGTCGATGTCGATCCCGACCGCATCGTCGCCGCACCGGAGGAGATCGACTTCCAGCGCCTGCGCGATGCGCGCGAAGGGACCGCGACCGAGCGCGCCGAAGCCGTCCGCGCGGCGGTGGAGCGCTGGCAGCGCGATCATCCGGAGACACCAGTCGGATGGCGTTGCGAGGTCGGGCAGCAGGAGGAAATGGTGTCCGCCCGCAGCAAGAGCGCCGACCTGATCGTCCTGGCACGTGGACATGACATGGACAGTGGCGACGCGCTGCATGCGGCGATCTTCGGCACCGATGTGCCGGCGTTGTTGATGCCGCCAGCCGTTGCCGCGTCCAGCCTGTCGCACATCGCGATTGCCTGGAGCGGCAGCGATGCGTCCGGTCGCGCGGTTGCCGGCGCTATGCCGTGGCTGGCTCGTGCAGTGCGGGTGACCGTGATTGCAATCGGCGAGGGCAGCGACGCCGCGCGCGACCTTGCCGGCGATCTTGGACTGGGCGGCATTCATGCCGAGATCCATGCGGTCCCGCGCGGCGATGGCGAACTGGGTGCGCGGATCGTCGGAGAGGCGCACGCGGTCGGGGCCGATGCGCTCGTCGCCGGCGCCTATCGCCACAACGCGATGGTCGAATGGCTGCTGGGCGGGACAACCCGCCACCTGCTCTCCGCCGCCGATCTCCCGCTATTTCTCGCGCATTGA
- a CDS encoding TDT family transporter: MSNDTRSVLTGLKPLSRLDHPREMIRQFTPNWFAATMGTGILALALPQVPDIGPSLKPVGEALWFFNIALFALFGGLYTARWVMFGHEARRIFGHNTVSMFIGTIPMGLATIINGCLAFGIARFGDGIVGVAHVLWWIDVAMSLACGVLIPYLMFTRHEHSLDGMTAVWLLPVVAAEVAGASGGLLAPHLADSHAQLVTLATSYVLWAYSVPVAFGILAILILRMALHKLPHESMAASSWLALGPIGTGALGMLVLGADAPAILAQHGLADVGTVAQGIGVIAGLCLWGFGLWWLALATLITIRYWRAGVPFNLGWWGYTFPLGVYTVATFRLGATLNLGFFGVVGTVLTVALAAMWLLVGAKTLAGAWRGNLFVSPCIATPN; this comes from the coding sequence GTGAGCAACGATACGCGGTCCGTCCTGACCGGTCTCAAGCCGCTCAGCCGGCTCGATCACCCGCGCGAGATGATCCGCCAGTTCACGCCCAACTGGTTCGCCGCAACGATGGGCACGGGCATCCTGGCCCTCGCGCTGCCGCAGGTGCCGGACATCGGCCCCTCGCTTAAGCCGGTCGGCGAGGCTTTGTGGTTCTTCAACATCGCGCTCTTCGCGCTGTTCGGCGGCCTCTACACCGCCCGCTGGGTGATGTTCGGACACGAGGCGCGGCGCATCTTCGGGCACAACACCGTGTCGATGTTCATCGGCACGATCCCGATGGGGCTGGCGACGATCATCAACGGCTGTCTTGCTTTCGGCATCGCGCGGTTCGGGGACGGCATCGTCGGCGTCGCACATGTCCTGTGGTGGATCGACGTCGCCATGTCGCTCGCCTGCGGTGTGCTGATCCCGTACCTGATGTTCACCCGGCACGAGCACAGCCTCGACGGCATGACCGCGGTGTGGCTGCTGCCGGTTGTCGCTGCCGAGGTCGCCGGCGCCAGCGGCGGGCTGCTCGCGCCGCATCTGGCCGATTCCCACGCGCAGTTGGTGACGCTCGCGACATCCTATGTGCTGTGGGCCTATTCGGTGCCGGTCGCCTTCGGCATCCTCGCCATTTTGATCCTGCGCATGGCGCTGCACAAGCTGCCGCATGAAAGCATGGCTGCTTCATCTTGGCTGGCGCTGGGGCCGATAGGAACCGGCGCGCTGGGTATGCTGGTGCTCGGGGCGGATGCGCCCGCGATCCTGGCGCAGCATGGCCTCGCCGATGTCGGCACCGTCGCGCAGGGGATCGGCGTCATCGCCGGGCTTTGCCTGTGGGGCTTCGGTCTGTGGTGGCTCGCGCTCGCGACGCTCATCACCATTCGCTACTGGCGCGCAGGCGTGCCGTTCAACCTGGGCTGGTGGGGCTATACCTTCCCGCTCGGCGTCTACACCGTCGCTACCTTCCGGCTGGGCGCAACGCTGAATCTCGGTTTCTTCGGTGTCGTCGGCACGGTGCTGACGGTGGCGCTCGCCGCGATGTGGCTGCTAGTCGGTGCCAAGACGCTGGCCGGCGCGTGGCGGGGCAATCTCTTCGTCTCGCCATGTATCGCCACCCCGAACTGA
- a CDS encoding DsbA family protein: protein MPTSMPTLTQALAACAMILTTACGEAVVSSATSSYDANVPVAGPRDAVTVVSVFSDYRCGHCRAFHAVLDGFRRDNPNVRIVYRDWPVLGAQSEQAARWAIASAMQGRHAAFHDALMAAPEEMNANDLARAAARAGVDMDRLHRDLDVREDAIDATLRETDALARSYGLQGTPGIVIGKLVIPGAIDRATLDKAVVAIRNQSSNAIGMN from the coding sequence ATGCCGACCTCCATGCCTACACTGACCCAAGCCCTGGCCGCCTGCGCGATGATACTCACGACGGCTTGCGGCGAAGCGGTCGTCTCGTCCGCAACATCTTCGTACGACGCGAACGTGCCGGTCGCCGGCCCACGTGACGCCGTGACCGTCGTCAGCGTCTTTTCGGATTACCGATGCGGGCATTGCCGCGCGTTCCATGCGGTGCTCGACGGCTTCCGCCGCGACAACCCGAATGTCCGCATAGTCTATCGCGACTGGCCGGTGCTGGGTGCGCAATCCGAACAGGCGGCGCGCTGGGCGATTGCCAGCGCGATGCAGGGCCGCCACGCGGCATTTCACGATGCGCTGATGGCTGCGCCGGAGGAGATGAACGCAAACGACCTGGCGCGGGCGGCGGCGCGGGCCGGGGTGGATATGGACCGCCTACACCGCGATCTCGACGTGCGGGAAGATGCGATCGATGCGACCTTGCGCGAGACCGACGCTCTGGCACGTTCCTACGGCCTGCAGGGGACGCCGGGGATCGTCATCGGCAAACTGGTCATCCCGGGCGCGATCGACCGGGCTACGCTCGACAAAGCGGTTGTCGCGATCCGCAATCAATCATCAAATGCGATTGGAATGAACTAA
- the cls gene encoding cardiolipin synthase, whose protein sequence is MLSASNLALAYLLLEWVIRLVMVVVIPLRRPPEAARSWLLLVLFLPVPALILYRMIGRAGFPAWRRERFEQTAAERHRTAAILHSGGQGTDIQRLAHHLGGFPACDDNTVSLLTDYDGTIDAMVAAIDIAETRVHLLTYIFADDATGTRVAQALGRAKARGVDVRVLIDALGSRPWNRRSLPLLSRLGVDARLALPVRFAGLRRTRSDLRNHRKLCLIDGRLGFVGSQNIVDRDFKPGIVNDELVARVAGPVVAALDAVFASDWYMETEQPIAPVAIPAGAGNIVLQAMPSGPDFGAPGFERLLVELVHDAARRVVIVSPYLIPDQALLTAIKNAAARGVTIDLIVSQVVDQRLVSLAQRSYYQELLEAGVQLHRYRDRLLHAKNVSIDDAIGVIGSSNADVRSFMLNAEISLILHDPDTAARLAAIQQAYIDRSERLTLDAWNRRSRAIRLFENLARLVSPLL, encoded by the coding sequence ATGCTGTCCGCTTCGAACCTGGCGCTGGCCTATCTCCTGCTCGAATGGGTGATCCGCCTGGTGATGGTGGTGGTCATCCCCCTGCGACGCCCGCCCGAGGCCGCGAGGAGCTGGCTGTTGCTGGTCCTGTTTCTACCGGTGCCCGCGCTGATCCTGTACCGGATGATCGGGCGAGCGGGCTTCCCGGCATGGCGGCGCGAGCGGTTCGAACAGACGGCCGCGGAACGCCATCGGACTGCGGCCATACTGCACAGCGGTGGACAAGGCACCGACATCCAGCGCCTCGCGCATCATCTGGGCGGTTTCCCGGCGTGCGATGACAATACCGTCAGCCTGCTGACCGATTATGACGGCACGATCGACGCAATGGTGGCCGCGATCGACATCGCGGAAACGCGCGTTCATCTGCTGACCTACATCTTCGCCGACGATGCCACCGGCACGAGGGTCGCACAGGCGCTCGGCAGGGCGAAAGCGCGGGGTGTCGACGTGCGGGTGCTCATCGACGCGCTCGGGTCCCGACCGTGGAACAGGCGAAGCCTGCCTCTGCTGTCCCGTCTAGGCGTCGATGCGCGGCTGGCCCTGCCGGTCCGCTTCGCAGGGTTGCGCCGCACACGGAGCGATCTGCGGAACCACCGGAAGCTGTGCCTGATCGACGGGCGATTGGGCTTCGTGGGATCGCAGAATATCGTAGATCGCGATTTCAAGCCCGGCATCGTCAACGACGAGCTGGTTGCGCGGGTCGCGGGGCCGGTCGTCGCCGCGCTAGACGCGGTCTTTGCCAGCGACTGGTATATGGAAACCGAGCAGCCGATCGCGCCGGTGGCCATCCCCGCTGGCGCGGGCAACATCGTCCTTCAGGCGATGCCCAGCGGCCCCGATTTCGGGGCGCCCGGGTTCGAGCGGCTGCTGGTCGAGCTGGTGCATGACGCAGCGCGGCGGGTCGTGATCGTCTCGCCCTATCTGATCCCCGACCAGGCGCTGCTGACCGCCATCAAGAATGCAGCGGCGCGTGGCGTCACCATCGACCTCATCGTGTCGCAGGTCGTGGACCAGCGGCTCGTCAGCCTCGCGCAGCGGTCCTATTATCAGGAACTTCTGGAAGCCGGGGTGCAGCTGCACCGGTATCGCGACCGTCTGCTCCACGCCAAGAATGTCTCGATCGACGACGCGATCGGCGTGATCGGTTCGAGCAACGCCGACGTCCGTTCGTTCATGCTCAACGCCGAAATCAGCCTCATCCTCCACGATCCCGACACAGCTGCCAGACTGGCCGCGATCCAGCAGGCCTATATCGATCGCAGCGAGCGTCTTACCCTGGACGCATGGAACCGCCGTTCCAGAGCTATCCGTCTATTCGAAAACCTCGCGCGCCTCGTCAGCCCACTGCTCTAG
- a CDS encoding efflux RND transporter permease subunit yields MSGRGPSPAFSRHAAAIWLALVLIAIGGVIAATRLPVALFPHIDYPRITIAIDAGERDAAQMEAEITRPIEIALRGVPGVTRIRSTTSRGTAEVALSFAWGDDMASATLATQGALATILPDLPPATRFTVRRSDPTIFPVLGIALTSATLDQRALRQIAELKVRPALSSVAGVAGVDLLGGTAPEFSVAVDPARLSALGLSIADVSAALAKANVVQGAGRIEDRHRLYLVLVEARVTGAKALADVPVKAGSTTSAGVVRLGDIATISPSVEPDYTRITAGGHPAVLVNVRQALNGDTVAIVRAVDARLRAAGLPPSVVATPFYDQSELVTGAADAVRDAILLGALLAGLVLFLFLRSGRLMLITGLMLPVVLAATCLVLKVAGLGFNMMTLGGMAAAVGLVVDDAVVMLEHVMRRMQEGAARGAEGVLTAAGEVARPLYGSTLATIVVFLPLAFVSGVTGGFFKSLAVTMVAALALSLLCTRIAIPLAAARWLRPSDAEAADRAGRMMDRLASGYTRAARPMLSRPELSAAIVGIVLAVAGYVAWTHVPSGFMPKMDEGGFILDYKVQPGAAIDDTDGLLKQVEREILTTPEVASYSRRLGAQLGGGISEVDEGDYFIRLKGGRRRGIEAVMTDLRQRLAARVPGVQVETAQLMEDLIGDLTAVPQPIEVKLFGDDPAELEHVAGQVAKTLGAIPGVVEVIDGLRVAGDGIAVTVDPPAARQQGLDPQAIADQVQGWIGGQLPTSVRIGPQLVGVRVRGPATLDARVAQLAALPLAAPDGHLVRLSQVARVTIAAGQKQLTREDLSPFIAVTARLEGRDLGSAMRDVQARVAGLSLPASVRVDYGGLYAEQRQSFADLAMVFAAALLLAGLLLTILFGRMAWTLAALATVVLSAASVLIGLWLTGIELDISALMGLTMIVGMVTELIIFYLAEIDTTRPFDVAAALEAGEKRLRPILMSAIIAVLTLSPLALGLSRGAGLQQPLATAVIFGLVAAVPLVLLLLPALCMIGGRSRMVA; encoded by the coding sequence ATGAGTGGCCGAGGCCCGTCTCCAGCGTTCTCGCGCCACGCTGCCGCGATCTGGCTGGCGCTGGTCCTGATCGCGATCGGCGGCGTGATCGCGGCGACGCGGCTGCCGGTCGCGCTGTTTCCGCACATCGACTATCCTCGCATCACGATCGCGATCGACGCGGGCGAGCGCGATGCGGCCCAGATGGAGGCGGAGATCACCCGCCCGATCGAGATCGCGCTGCGCGGCGTGCCCGGCGTGACGCGGATCCGTTCGACCACCAGTCGCGGAACGGCGGAAGTCGCGCTCTCTTTTGCCTGGGGCGACGATATGGCCTCGGCGACGCTCGCCACCCAAGGCGCACTGGCCACGATCCTGCCCGACCTGCCGCCCGCCACGCGCTTCACGGTGCGACGCTCGGATCCGACCATCTTTCCGGTCCTCGGCATCGCGCTGACCTCCGCGACTCTCGATCAACGCGCGTTGCGCCAGATCGCGGAGCTGAAGGTTCGTCCCGCGCTCAGCTCCGTGGCGGGCGTCGCGGGCGTGGACCTGCTCGGCGGCACCGCGCCGGAATTCTCGGTCGCGGTCGATCCGGCGCGCCTGTCGGCACTGGGCCTGTCGATCGCCGATGTCTCGGCAGCGCTGGCGAAAGCCAACGTGGTCCAGGGTGCCGGCCGGATCGAGGATCGCCACCGCCTCTATCTCGTGCTCGTCGAGGCGCGGGTAACCGGGGCGAAGGCGCTTGCCGACGTGCCGGTCAAGGCGGGAAGCACAACCAGCGCCGGAGTTGTCAGGCTCGGCGACATCGCCACCATCTCGCCCTCGGTGGAACCCGACTATACCCGTATCACGGCGGGTGGGCACCCGGCGGTGCTGGTCAACGTCCGGCAGGCGCTGAACGGCGACACGGTGGCGATCGTCAGGGCAGTCGACGCGCGGTTGCGCGCCGCCGGCCTGCCGCCCAGTGTCGTCGCAACGCCGTTCTACGACCAGAGCGAACTCGTCACCGGCGCGGCGGATGCCGTCCGCGACGCGATCCTGCTCGGCGCGCTGCTCGCGGGCCTCGTCCTGTTCCTGTTCCTGCGTTCGGGGCGGCTGATGCTGATTACCGGACTGATGCTGCCCGTCGTGCTCGCAGCGACCTGCCTGGTCCTCAAGGTCGCGGGTCTCGGCTTTAACATGATGACGCTGGGCGGCATGGCCGCCGCCGTCGGGCTGGTGGTCGACGATGCCGTCGTGATGCTGGAGCATGTCATGCGACGGATGCAGGAGGGCGCGGCGCGCGGTGCCGAGGGCGTCCTGACGGCGGCGGGCGAGGTCGCGCGGCCGCTCTACGGCTCCACGCTGGCGACCATCGTCGTGTTCCTGCCGCTTGCTTTCGTCAGTGGGGTGACCGGCGGCTTCTTCAAGTCGCTCGCCGTGACGATGGTCGCCGCGCTCGCGCTGTCGCTGCTCTGCACGCGCATCGCCATTCCGCTAGCGGCGGCGCGCTGGCTGCGGCCTTCGGATGCCGAGGCGGCCGACCGGGCCGGACGGATGATGGACCGGCTGGCGTCGGGCTATACCCGAGCGGCGCGGCCGATGCTGTCGCGTCCTGAGCTATCGGCGGCGATCGTCGGCATCGTGCTGGCGGTCGCCGGCTATGTCGCCTGGACGCATGTCCCGTCGGGCTTCATGCCGAAGATGGACGAGGGCGGCTTCATCCTCGACTACAAGGTCCAGCCGGGTGCCGCGATCGACGACACCGACGGGCTGCTCAAGCAGGTCGAACGCGAGATCCTGACGACGCCCGAAGTGGCGAGCTATTCGCGCCGGCTGGGCGCGCAGCTCGGGGGCGGCATCTCCGAAGTGGACGAGGGCGACTATTTCATCCGGCTGAAGGGCGGGCGGCGACGCGGCATCGAAGCGGTGATGACCGACCTGCGCCAGCGGCTCGCCGCGCGGGTGCCCGGCGTGCAGGTCGAGACCGCGCAGCTGATGGAGGATCTGATCGGCGACCTGACCGCCGTGCCGCAACCGATCGAGGTCAAGCTGTTCGGCGACGATCCAGCCGAGCTGGAACACGTCGCCGGACAGGTCGCGAAGACGCTCGGCGCGATACCGGGCGTGGTCGAGGTGATCGACGGCCTGCGCGTCGCCGGTGACGGAATCGCCGTCACCGTCGACCCTCCAGCGGCCCGGCAGCAGGGGCTGGATCCGCAGGCGATCGCCGACCAGGTGCAGGGATGGATCGGTGGTCAGCTCCCAACGAGCGTCCGCATCGGCCCGCAGCTCGTCGGCGTGCGCGTGCGCGGCCCAGCGACGCTCGACGCGCGCGTGGCCCAGCTGGCGGCTCTGCCGCTGGCCGCGCCGGACGGTCATCTCGTCCGGCTCTCGCAGGTGGCGCGGGTGACGATCGCGGCCGGGCAGAAGCAGTTGACGCGCGAAGACCTGTCGCCCTTCATCGCGGTGACGGCGCGGCTGGAAGGGCGCGACCTCGGCTCGGCGATGCGAGACGTGCAGGCCCGCGTGGCTGGTCTGTCGCTGCCGGCATCGGTGCGGGTCGATTACGGCGGCCTTTATGCCGAGCAGCGCCAGAGCTTCGCCGATCTTGCGATGGTCTTCGCGGCGGCGCTGCTGCTGGCCGGATTGCTGCTGACGATCCTTTTCGGGCGGATGGCGTGGACGCTGGCGGCGCTCGCTACCGTTGTGCTGTCGGCGGCCTCGGTGCTGATCGGGCTGTGGCTGACCGGGATCGAACTCGACATTTCGGCGCTGATGGGCCTGACCATGATCGTCGGCATGGTGACCGAACTCATCATCTTCTACCTCGCAGAGATCGACACGACCCGACCGTTCGACGTGGCGGCGGCGCTGGAGGCGGGCGAGAAGCGCCTGCGCCCGATCCTGATGTCGGCGATCATCGCCGTGCTGACGCTCAGTCCGCTCGCGCTCGGCCTCAGCCGCGGCGCGGGCCTGCAACAGCCGCTGGCGACGGCGGTGATCTTCGGGCTGGTCGCTGCCGTGCCGCTGGTCCTGTTGCTGCTGCCAGCCCTCTGCATGATCGGCGGACGAAGCCGCATGGTCGCCTGA
- a CDS encoding YncE family protein: MKQVLIAALLASIAVPAAAQQVPNAQPDMPVSSRDRFYTSDQFSNTVSVIDPSTNTIIGVIKLGDLTPANLSPLYKGQLLVHGMGFSPDRRTLAVVSIGSNSVTFIDTATNAVKHTAYVGRSPHEAFFRPDGREVWVSVRGEDYVQVLDGRTYQPTTRIAVPNGPGMTIFSPDGKYGYVCSSFSPETVVIDTASKKIVGRVKQESPFCPDIAATPDGKQVWLTLKDVGKVMVFDAKPPFGVLKTIDTGAITNHVNIARTPRGQFAYVTVGTENVVKVFRTDTFAQVASVPVGALPHGLWPSGDGSRMYVGLENADAVAAIDTATNRVSATIPIGQGPQGVAYVPGAVPSGDGRANLVPLDKAGAKVQLALSGTGTSQVTLFDQGQVQILQAAVAGLPPKMPFTLALSANADGKGAVEPLAKFMTNPAGAAIVNAVGPIRQIVADTTPGQRRYLVIRAGEPDARGPVVQKQVVKD, from the coding sequence ATGAAGCAGGTTCTCATCGCGGCGCTGCTTGCCAGCATCGCCGTCCCCGCTGCCGCGCAGCAGGTGCCGAACGCGCAGCCCGATATGCCGGTATCGTCGCGCGACCGCTTCTATACCTCGGACCAGTTCTCGAACACCGTGTCGGTGATCGACCCGTCGACCAACACGATTATCGGCGTCATCAAGCTCGGCGACCTGACACCCGCCAATCTCAGCCCGCTCTACAAGGGGCAGTTGCTGGTCCACGGCATGGGCTTCTCGCCAGACCGACGCACGTTGGCGGTCGTGTCGATCGGTTCCAACTCTGTGACCTTCATCGATACCGCGACCAACGCGGTGAAGCATACCGCGTATGTCGGGCGCAGCCCACACGAGGCATTTTTCCGCCCCGATGGCCGCGAAGTGTGGGTCAGCGTGCGCGGTGAGGATTACGTCCAGGTGCTCGATGGCCGCACCTACCAGCCGACCACGCGCATTGCCGTGCCCAACGGCCCCGGCATGACGATCTTCTCGCCCGATGGGAAATACGGCTACGTCTGCTCCAGCTTCTCGCCGGAGACCGTCGTGATCGACACCGCCTCCAAGAAGATCGTCGGCCGCGTGAAGCAGGAAAGCCCGTTCTGCCCCGACATCGCCGCGACGCCTGACGGGAAGCAGGTCTGGCTGACGCTGAAGGACGTCGGCAAGGTCATGGTGTTCGACGCGAAGCCGCCTTTCGGCGTGCTGAAGACGATCGACACCGGCGCGATCACCAACCACGTCAACATCGCCCGCACGCCGCGCGGCCAATTCGCCTATGTGACGGTCGGCACCGAGAATGTCGTGAAGGTGTTCCGCACCGATACTTTCGCGCAGGTGGCGAGCGTGCCCGTGGGCGCGCTGCCCCACGGCCTGTGGCCGTCAGGCGACGGCAGCCGCATGTACGTGGGGCTGGAGAACGCGGATGCCGTGGCGGCGATCGACACCGCCACCAACCGGGTCAGCGCCACCATCCCGATCGGCCAGGGGCCGCAGGGCGTCGCCTATGTGCCGGGCGCGGTGCCGTCGGGCGACGGCAGGGCCAATCTCGTCCCGCTCGACAAGGCTGGCGCGAAGGTCCAGCTGGCCCTGTCGGGAACAGGCACCAGCCAGGTCACGCTGTTCGATCAGGGACAGGTCCAGATCCTGCAGGCAGCTGTCGCCGGTCTGCCGCCGAAGATGCCGTTCACGCTCGCGCTTTCTGCCAATGCCGACGGGAAGGGCGCAGTCGAGCCGCTTGCCAAGTTCATGACCAATCCGGCCGGAGCGGCGATCGTCAATGCCGTCGGGCCGATCCGTCAGATCGTTGCCGATACGACACCGGGACAGCGGCGCTACCTCGTCATCCGGGCAGGCGAACCCGACGCCCGTGGGCCAGTCGTCCAGAAGCAGGTCGTCAAGGATTGA
- the crcB gene encoding fluoride efflux transporter CrcB — MLTLLYVALGGAIGTIARYALNLAITTRTGELFPWGTLTINVVGSFAIGLFAALTGPGGRVAASTDARLFVLVGLCGGFTTFSSFSLQTLALFEAGEPLRASANVVASVTLCLLAVWLGSIAPNLMRS, encoded by the coding sequence ATGCTGACGCTCCTCTACGTCGCGTTGGGTGGCGCGATCGGCACCATCGCCCGCTATGCCCTGAACCTCGCCATCACAACGCGGACGGGTGAGCTGTTCCCGTGGGGAACGCTGACGATCAACGTCGTCGGCTCGTTCGCGATCGGCCTTTTCGCCGCCCTGACCGGGCCGGGTGGGCGCGTCGCGGCGTCGACCGACGCGCGGCTGTTCGTGCTGGTCGGGCTGTGCGGCGGCTTCACCACCTTCTCGTCCTTCAGCCTCCAGACCCTCGCCCTGTTCGAGGCGGGCGAGCCACTGCGCGCCAGCGCCAACGTCGTCGCGTCCGTCACCTTGTGCCTGCTCGCGGTCTGGCTGGGATCGATCGCGCCCAATCTGATGAGGAGTTGA
- a CDS encoding uracil-DNA glycosylase produces MCGGARKCAASWRKDGVQPWIGPTDRSCDFDPERRSMVPDAEDRRALLTLPHVAPLENWRSNLACERQVPHVDPHDGGTNARLLILLETPGPGEASIRFVSRDNPGGTQRNLARFLDEAGIARRDMLLWNCVPWVVHAPGARNRPLRRGEIREGLGTLPSLLALLPHLTTIVLAGRVAREAAPIIAATRPDVAILTMPHPSPANVCTSPAVAAAIRKALSAAATRLGSMREK; encoded by the coding sequence ATGTGCGGCGGAGCGCGGAAGTGCGCGGCGTCGTGGAGGAAAGATGGCGTCCAGCCTTGGATCGGTCCAACCGATCGTTCCTGTGATTTCGATCCGGAAAGGAGATCGATGGTTCCGGATGCCGAAGATCGGCGGGCATTGCTCACGCTTCCCCACGTCGCGCCGCTGGAAAACTGGCGGAGCAATCTCGCCTGTGAACGGCAGGTGCCCCATGTCGACCCACATGATGGCGGGACCAACGCGCGGCTTCTGATCCTGCTGGAGACGCCGGGGCCAGGCGAAGCGTCGATCCGGTTCGTGTCGCGCGACAACCCTGGCGGGACACAGCGCAACCTCGCCCGGTTTCTTGACGAAGCCGGTATCGCACGGCGCGATATGCTGTTGTGGAACTGCGTGCCGTGGGTCGTCCATGCACCCGGCGCACGCAACCGTCCGCTCCGCCGCGGCGAAATCCGCGAAGGGCTGGGAACGCTGCCAAGCCTGCTCGCTTTGCTGCCGCACCTGACGACCATTGTGCTGGCGGGGCGCGTCGCACGCGAAGCCGCGCCGATCATCGCCGCCACGCGACCGGATGTCGCGATCCTGACCATGCCGCATCCCAGCCCGGCCAACGTCTGCACCAGCCCGGCGGTCGCCGCCGCGATCCGGAAAGCGCTGTCCGCCGCGGCAACCCGGCTCGGCTCAATGCGCGAGAAATAG
- a CDS encoding LysR substrate-binding domain-containing protein, protein MTLEQLRIFVGVAEREHVTRAAEALNVTQSAASGAIAALEARHGVPLFHRVGRGIQLTEAGAAFLDEARAVLGRAAHAEMMLAEYGGLERGTLKLVASQTIASYWLPPKLAAFHERHPQIAVELAIDNTEGAAAQVLSGAAELGFVEGMVDEPALAHWVVGRDTMVLVGKGDTDRVDEDWLRETRWIVREQGSGTRSTFEETLRTRGFDPAQMSIAMTLPSNEAVRTAVEAGAGVAALSRLVVARALKAGDLVELPLGLPDRPFHALRHKERYRTRAADALTDLIKEQAK, encoded by the coding sequence ATGACGCTGGAGCAATTAAGAATATTCGTCGGCGTGGCCGAGCGCGAGCATGTGACGCGGGCGGCTGAGGCGCTGAACGTCACCCAGTCGGCCGCATCAGGTGCGATTGCCGCGCTGGAGGCGCGCCACGGCGTGCCGCTGTTCCACCGCGTCGGGCGCGGCATCCAATTGACCGAGGCGGGCGCCGCGTTTCTCGACGAGGCGCGCGCGGTGCTGGGCCGTGCCGCGCACGCCGAGATGATGCTGGCCGAATACGGCGGGCTGGAGCGCGGGACGCTCAAGCTCGTCGCCAGCCAGACGATCGCCAGCTATTGGCTGCCGCCCAAACTCGCCGCGTTTCACGAGCGCCACCCGCAGATCGCGGTCGAACTGGCCATCGACAACACCGAAGGCGCTGCCGCGCAGGTTCTGAGCGGCGCGGCCGAACTCGGCTTCGTCGAGGGCATGGTGGACGAGCCGGCGCTGGCGCACTGGGTCGTCGGCCGCGACACGATGGTATTGGTCGGTAAAGGCGATACAGACAGGGTCGACGAGGACTGGCTACGTGAGACCCGCTGGATCGTCCGCGAGCAGGGATCGGGCACCCGCTCGACCTTCGAGGAGACGCTGCGGACGCGCGGCTTCGATCCGGCCCAGATGAGCATCGCGATGACTCTGCCGTCGAACGAAGCCGTCCGCACCGCGGTCGAAGCGGGTGCCGGGGTCGCCGCTTTGTCGCGGCTGGTGGTCGCCCGCGCGCTGAAGGCCGGCGATCTGGTCGAGCTGCCGCTCGGGCTGCCCGACCGGCCCTTTCACGCGCTGCGCCACAAAGAGCGCTATCGCACGCGCGCTGCCGACGCGCTGACCGATCTCATCAAGGAGCAGGCGAAGTGA